From the genome of Chania multitudinisentens RB-25, one region includes:
- the artM gene encoding arginine ABC transporter permease ArtM, with translation MLEFLPQILKGLHTSLTLTLVALIVSLLLSLVLTVILTLKTPVLNLLVKAYITLFTGTPLLVQIFLIYYGPGQFPAIREYPWLWNLLSQPWLCAMIALALNSAAYTTQLFYGAVRAIPSGQWQSCEALGMSRKQTLRILLPFAFKRALSSYSNEVVLVFKSTSLAYTITLMEVMGYSQLLYGRTYDVMVFGAAGIVYLCVNGLLTLLMRLVERRALAFEQRN, from the coding sequence ATGCTTGAGTTCTTACCGCAGATCCTCAAAGGATTGCATACCAGCCTGACGCTGACCCTTGTAGCATTGATTGTCTCATTGCTGCTGTCGCTGGTACTGACGGTGATCCTGACGCTAAAAACGCCGGTTCTCAACTTACTGGTGAAAGCCTACATCACGCTGTTCACCGGCACGCCTTTGCTGGTGCAAATCTTCCTGATCTACTACGGCCCTGGTCAGTTCCCGGCGATCCGTGAATATCCGTGGTTGTGGAACCTGCTTTCACAGCCTTGGCTGTGTGCAATGATCGCCCTGGCGCTGAACAGTGCTGCTTACACCACCCAACTGTTCTACGGCGCGGTGCGTGCTATTCCAAGCGGCCAGTGGCAGTCCTGTGAAGCCTTGGGGATGTCGCGCAAGCAAACGTTGCGTATTCTGCTGCCGTTTGCCTTTAAACGTGCGCTGTCGTCTTATTCCAACGAAGTGGTGTTGGTATTCAAAAGCACCTCGTTGGCCTATACCATTACGCTGATGGAAGTGATGGGCTACAGCCAACTGCTGTATGGCCGCACTTATGATGTGATGGTGTTCGGCGCGGCGGGTATCGTTTATCTGTGCGTCAACGGTTTGCTGACGTTGCTGATGCGCTTGGTTGAGCGCCGCGCCCTGGCATTTGAACAGCGTAACTGA
- the artJ gene encoding arginine ABC transporter substrate-binding protein, whose product MKKFIIATVLAGISVAASAAETVRFATEASYPPFEFIGADNKIQGFDIDLANALCKEIQADCTFANQAFDSLIPGLKFKRYDAVISGMDITPEREKQVLFTQPYYDNSALFITQKDKVADVAALKGKRVGVQNGTTHQKYLLDKHPEITAVPYDSYQNSILDLKNGRIDAVFGDTAVVNEWLKQNTALASLGDKVADQGYFGSGLGIAVRQQNTELQGKFNAALEKIKQDGTYQTIYQKWFQQ is encoded by the coding sequence ATGAAAAAATTCATCATTGCCACCGTTCTGGCTGGCATCAGCGTTGCCGCCTCCGCAGCCGAAACCGTCCGTTTCGCTACTGAGGCTTCCTATCCTCCGTTCGAGTTTATCGGGGCGGATAATAAAATTCAGGGTTTCGATATCGATCTGGCTAATGCCTTATGTAAAGAGATCCAGGCTGATTGTACCTTTGCCAACCAAGCCTTTGACAGCCTGATCCCCGGCCTGAAATTCAAGCGTTATGATGCGGTGATTTCAGGTATGGATATCACCCCAGAACGTGAAAAGCAGGTTCTGTTCACCCAGCCTTACTATGACAACTCCGCGTTATTCATTACGCAAAAGGACAAAGTGGCCGATGTCGCTGCGCTAAAAGGCAAACGCGTTGGCGTGCAGAACGGCACGACTCACCAGAAATACCTGCTCGATAAGCACCCGGAAATCACAGCGGTGCCTTACGATAGCTATCAGAACTCCATTCTGGATCTGAAGAATGGCCGGATTGATGCCGTATTCGGTGATACCGCCGTGGTCAATGAATGGCTGAAGCAAAATACAGCCTTAGCCAGCCTGGGCGACAAAGTGGCCGACCAAGGTTACTTCGGTTCTGGCCTGGGTATCGCGGTACGTCAGCAAAATACCGAACTCCAGGGCAAGTTCAACGCCGCCCTGGAAAAAATCAAGCAAGATGGAACTTACCAAACCATCTATCAAAAATGGTTCCAGCAGTAA
- the rlmC gene encoding 23S rRNA (uracil(747)-C(5))-methyltransferase RlmC translates to MHCALYSVGSCRSCQWLGKPYPQQLAEKQHHLQLLLAEQPVAQWLEPVTGEQSAFRNKAKMVVSGSVERPLLGMLHRDGTPVDLCACPLYPSHFSVVFSVLKSFIARAGLTPYNVERKRGELKYLLLTESTYNGGIMLRFVLRSESKLAQLRTALPWLQQQLPQLQVISANIQPVHMAIMEGEREIPLTEQQMLEEQFNQIPLYIRPQSFFQTNPQVASRLYAIARDWVHALGISSMWDLFCGVGGFGLHCAQPQTRLTGIEISAEAIACAKQSAQRLGLQHVDFQALDSARFASAEGRVPELVLVNPPRRGIGQDLCDYLHQMAPGYILYSSCNAQSMAKDISMLADYRIERVQLFDMFPHTAHYEVLTLLVRH, encoded by the coding sequence ATGCATTGTGCTTTGTACTCAGTTGGCAGCTGTCGTTCCTGCCAGTGGTTGGGAAAACCTTATCCGCAACAACTGGCTGAAAAACAACATCACTTACAGTTATTGCTGGCTGAGCAGCCGGTTGCACAATGGTTGGAGCCGGTGACCGGTGAGCAAAGCGCATTTCGTAACAAGGCAAAAATGGTGGTCAGCGGCAGCGTTGAACGCCCGCTATTGGGCATGTTGCACCGCGACGGTACGCCGGTTGATTTGTGTGCCTGCCCGCTTTATCCATCTCATTTCTCGGTGGTATTCAGCGTACTGAAAAGCTTCATTGCCCGTGCCGGGCTAACGCCGTACAACGTAGAGCGCAAACGCGGAGAACTGAAATATCTGCTGTTGACTGAAAGCACTTATAACGGCGGAATAATGCTGCGTTTTGTGCTTCGCTCAGAAAGCAAGTTGGCTCAGTTGCGTACCGCATTGCCCTGGTTGCAGCAGCAATTACCGCAATTGCAGGTTATTTCAGCCAATATTCAACCGGTACATATGGCGATCATGGAAGGTGAACGCGAAATCCCGTTAACCGAACAGCAGATGCTGGAAGAACAGTTCAATCAGATCCCGTTGTATATTCGCCCACAGAGTTTTTTCCAGACTAACCCGCAAGTTGCCAGCCGTTTATATGCCATCGCTCGGGATTGGGTGCACGCATTGGGCATTAGCAGCATGTGGGATCTGTTCTGCGGCGTGGGGGGATTTGGTCTGCATTGTGCGCAGCCGCAAACGCGGTTAACCGGTATTGAAATCAGCGCAGAGGCGATCGCCTGTGCCAAGCAGTCTGCGCAAAGATTGGGTTTGCAGCACGTTGATTTCCAGGCGCTGGATTCCGCCCGTTTTGCAAGCGCAGAGGGCCGTGTCCCGGAATTGGTTCTGGTTAATCCACCTCGCCGTGGGATTGGCCAAGATTTGTGTGATTATCTGCACCAGATGGCACCAGGTTACATTCTTTATTCGAGCTGCAATGCGCAGAGCATGGCAAAAGATATTTCAATGTTAGCGGATTACCGGATTGAACGTGTGCAGTTGTTTGATATGTTCCCACATACTGCACACTATGAAGTGCTGACGCTGTTGGTGCGGCATTAA
- the artP gene encoding arginine ABC transporter ATP-binding protein ArtP gives MSIQLKNINCFYGAHQALFNITLDCPAGETLVLLGPSGAGKSSLLRVLNLLEMPRSGHLQIAGNQFDFKQNPGEKAIRELRQNVGMVFQQYNLWPHLTVVQNLIEAPCRVLGLSKSQAMERADKLLQRLRLADFVDRFPLHLSGGQQQRVAIARALMMEPQVLLFDEPTAALDPEITAQIVSIIRELAGTGITQVIVTHEVEVARKTASRVVYMENGHVVEQGDASHFAQPQTTEFANYLSH, from the coding sequence ATGAGTATTCAACTAAAAAATATTAATTGCTTTTACGGCGCCCACCAAGCGCTGTTTAACATCACGCTGGATTGCCCAGCAGGGGAAACCTTAGTGTTGCTTGGCCCAAGCGGCGCGGGGAAGAGTTCATTACTGCGGGTGCTTAATCTGCTCGAAATGCCACGTTCAGGCCATCTGCAAATCGCAGGCAATCAGTTCGACTTCAAGCAAAACCCTGGAGAAAAAGCCATCCGTGAACTGCGCCAAAATGTCGGCATGGTATTCCAGCAATATAATCTCTGGCCCCATCTGACCGTAGTGCAGAATCTGATCGAAGCTCCTTGCCGGGTATTGGGCCTGAGCAAATCCCAAGCGATGGAGCGTGCCGATAAGTTGCTCCAGCGCCTGCGCCTGGCCGACTTTGTCGATCGCTTTCCGCTACATCTTTCAGGCGGGCAGCAACAGCGTGTGGCTATCGCCCGTGCGCTGATGATGGAGCCACAGGTGTTGCTGTTTGATGAGCCGACTGCCGCACTGGATCCAGAAATCACCGCCCAGATTGTCAGTATCATCCGCGAATTGGCCGGGACGGGCATCACCCAGGTGATTGTTACCCATGAGGTCGAAGTTGCACGCAAAACCGCCAGCCGCGTCGTGTATATGGAAAACGGCCATGTGGTGGAACAAGGGGATGCCAGCCACTTTGCACAACCGCAGACCACCGAGTTTGCTAACTACTTATCACACTAA
- a CDS encoding lytic polysaccharide monooxygenase auxiliary activity family 9 protein, protein MSNIISEQKDQSMLRHGHVSSPKSRAYLAWEQGLIDSGMLNQREAGKFFPAVKRGQNDPFAPNDIVNALPPRDGEIASANQGNGHVLDEPGTHWAKHDVESNQLLRISWHYTAVHTTRRWNYFITRPDWNPNMPLSRAQFEDKPFYQVQLTEQPYWEYNAELTPPNPTEHDVMLPERSGYHVMLAVWEVANTGNAFYQVIDLNFINSCGCDSK, encoded by the coding sequence ATGAGCAATATTATTTCTGAACAAAAAGATCAATCCATGCTGCGTCATGGCCACGTTTCCTCACCAAAATCTCGTGCTTATTTGGCTTGGGAACAAGGATTGATTGATTCAGGTATGCTGAATCAACGTGAAGCCGGTAAGTTTTTCCCGGCTGTAAAACGCGGTCAGAACGATCCATTTGCACCGAACGATATTGTCAATGCACTACCCCCGCGTGATGGTGAAATTGCAAGTGCCAACCAGGGCAATGGGCACGTTCTTGATGAGCCTGGTACACATTGGGCCAAACATGATGTGGAGTCAAATCAGCTACTTCGTATCAGCTGGCACTATACCGCTGTACATACAACCCGGCGTTGGAATTACTTCATCACGCGCCCCGATTGGAACCCGAACATGCCACTGAGCCGTGCACAGTTTGAAGATAAGCCATTCTATCAGGTACAGCTTACCGAACAGCCTTACTGGGAGTACAATGCCGAACTGACACCGCCTAATCCAACTGAACATGATGTCATGCTGCCTGAACGTTCTGGGTATCACGTTATGCTGGCAGTATGGGAAGTCGCCAATACAGGTAACGCGTTCTATCAGGTTATCGATCTTAACTTCATTAATAGCTGCGGCTGTGATTCGAAGTAG
- a CDS encoding FAD-binding protein, with the protein MYTYINSCQNNYPGLDRGFNERYRLDENLSQKLGEGIYLANNAQDVLDILNKIVMLAGTLPSGKVRMISGGHCYEDFTFQSQTNNPNGTRYVIDLSNMREIYEESVDDITYVVVEPGASNWLIQQKLHSAYGVALPGGSCYSVCAGGHIAGGGYGLLSRLHGLTVDYLAGVEMIISDGAGGFKLRNFNVVDADRLNLACRGAGAGHFGVITKYYFAKEALPPAPEHALLVTFPVPWSQFINDDQTVNTGEFHCFIQAYFTACKTLAPQGFALGKFTARTSADDVMSIVMQVVYGPNSGHSATLGGIEVAPLLTKAAARAVIDDFRNSLSCWIAASVTSVYRAQPFFLHGHPVSASISLDMIYDLPWIDMTQLLNGSGENQNGKYKSSNIVKNFNQQESAAIAEFLTNTQAENQAPPDADLTQTLIQIDSYGAQINGMDINVTPVKTVVAARGSIMRIQYQTYWKNYEDTMEPTLRETKIVTWFNAGYNNIHSRAQGLVTNNGFPLWGDKYQGCYINYPDRQIGVNSGYKADPGLVYDGDFCELYFGTAVAATLKTIKKNVDPDNFFTFAQSIPVTTPK; encoded by the coding sequence ATGTACACTTACATTAATTCTTGTCAAAATAATTACCCAGGTCTTGACAGAGGATTTAACGAACGTTACAGGCTTGACGAAAATTTATCCCAAAAACTGGGGGAAGGGATTTATCTGGCTAATAATGCTCAGGATGTTCTAGATATATTGAATAAAATTGTCATGCTTGCTGGAACATTGCCCTCTGGGAAAGTCCGTATGATCTCCGGTGGCCATTGCTATGAAGATTTCACTTTCCAGAGCCAGACAAATAACCCGAATGGTACAAGATATGTTATTGACCTTAGCAATATGCGGGAAATTTATGAAGAGTCGGTAGATGACATAACCTACGTGGTGGTTGAACCCGGAGCCTCAAATTGGTTAATCCAGCAAAAGCTACATTCAGCCTATGGTGTGGCTTTGCCAGGTGGTTCCTGTTATTCCGTTTGTGCAGGTGGTCACATCGCGGGCGGTGGTTATGGCTTGCTCTCTCGCCTACATGGCTTGACTGTTGATTATCTTGCCGGTGTGGAGATGATTATTTCAGATGGTGCAGGAGGTTTTAAGCTGCGTAACTTTAACGTGGTGGATGCTGATAGGTTAAATCTGGCGTGCAGAGGGGCTGGAGCAGGGCATTTCGGTGTTATCACTAAGTATTATTTTGCTAAAGAGGCTCTTCCTCCTGCGCCAGAGCATGCATTATTGGTTACTTTTCCAGTACCGTGGAGTCAATTTATTAATGACGACCAAACGGTGAATACAGGGGAGTTTCACTGTTTTATACAAGCCTATTTCACCGCCTGTAAAACGCTTGCTCCACAAGGATTCGCCCTAGGTAAATTTACGGCTAGGACCTCTGCTGATGATGTAATGTCGATTGTTATGCAGGTTGTTTATGGACCGAATTCTGGCCACTCTGCAACCCTGGGGGGGATTGAAGTTGCCCCATTGCTGACAAAAGCTGCCGCTCGGGCAGTGATTGATGACTTCAGAAATTCACTTTCCTGTTGGATTGCAGCTTCTGTAACCTCAGTTTATCGTGCTCAACCATTCTTCTTGCATGGTCATCCCGTTTCAGCATCAATATCACTAGATATGATTTACGATCTTCCATGGATTGACATGACACAATTACTTAATGGCTCAGGAGAAAATCAGAATGGTAAGTATAAAAGCAGTAATATTGTCAAAAATTTTAATCAACAAGAATCCGCTGCGATTGCAGAATTTCTGACAAATACGCAGGCCGAAAATCAGGCCCCTCCAGATGCTGACTTGACTCAAACCCTGATTCAAATTGACAGCTATGGAGCACAAATAAACGGTATGGATATTAACGTCACACCAGTTAAAACTGTCGTCGCCGCACGTGGTTCCATTATGAGAATTCAGTACCAAACCTACTGGAAAAACTATGAGGACACGATGGAACCCACATTACGGGAAACAAAGATTGTCACGTGGTTTAATGCTGGTTATAACAACATACACAGTCGGGCTCAGGGTCTGGTGACAAATAATGGCTTCCCATTGTGGGGAGATAAATATCAGGGCTGCTATATTAATTACCCTGACCGCCAGATCGGTGTAAACAGCGGATATAAAGCCGATCCTGGTCTTGTTTATGATGGTGATTTTTGCGAATTGTACTTTGGTACAGCAGTTGCAGCCACATTGAAAACCATCAAAAAAAATGTTGATCCCGATAATTTTTTTACCTTTGCCCAATCAATTCCTGTTACAACGCCAAAGTAG
- a CDS encoding chitinase, translating to MTKTKFAPFIDVSINAEWSDWQNYPQGRPNKIYSDAAINIGIDMLFFGFLTAASNNQACWSAQPTMPIDWAQPLAQELIAGGVKVAVSFGGAANADISNVMTVEQLITVYQQVIDQLGATHLDFDFENGLYNEDKAFVALQSIKAKNPSVTMSLTLPIMPTGLTGVGLALVQKAKAAGLQMKINGMAMDYYSPSHTEMGVAAVQAATSLKEQLAVIYPTLTEAQLYEKVQITPMIGINDDGTLFKFADIDILTAFAKTNAMDLIAIWSLTRDNPGGGQWADAEHSGNPEQTTQFEYSTRFVAALK from the coding sequence ATGACAAAGACAAAGTTCGCACCTTTCATTGATGTTAGCATTAATGCGGAATGGTCCGACTGGCAGAATTACCCACAGGGGCGACCGAATAAAATTTATAGTGATGCGGCGATTAATATCGGTATAGATATGCTGTTCTTCGGTTTCCTTACGGCGGCATCAAATAATCAGGCTTGCTGGTCAGCTCAGCCAACAATGCCAATTGATTGGGCACAGCCATTGGCCCAGGAATTGATCGCCGGGGGAGTGAAAGTCGCAGTATCGTTCGGCGGAGCCGCGAACGCCGACATTTCTAACGTGATGACGGTAGAGCAACTAATAACCGTTTACCAACAGGTGATCGATCAGCTTGGTGCAACGCATCTGGACTTTGATTTTGAGAATGGCTTGTATAATGAGGATAAGGCCTTCGTAGCGTTACAATCGATCAAAGCGAAAAACCCATCGGTGACCATGAGCCTGACGTTACCCATTATGCCAACCGGCCTGACTGGCGTGGGGTTGGCGCTGGTCCAGAAAGCCAAAGCCGCCGGGCTGCAAATGAAAATTAACGGTATGGCGATGGATTATTACAGCCCAAGCCATACCGAAATGGGGGTGGCTGCGGTTCAGGCGGCAACCAGCCTGAAAGAACAGCTAGCTGTTATTTACCCTACGCTGACCGAAGCTCAGCTTTATGAAAAAGTGCAGATTACTCCAATGATCGGGATTAACGACGATGGTACTTTGTTTAAATTCGCCGACATCGACATCCTGACCGCCTTCGCGAAAACCAATGCGATGGATCTGATTGCAATCTGGAGCCTGACGCGCGATAACCCTGGTGGTGGGCAATGGGCCGATGCCGAGCATTCTGGTAACCCGGAGCAGACTACCCAGTTTGAGTATTCAACCCGCTTTGTCGCAGCCTTGAAGTAA
- the artQ gene encoding arginine ABC transporter permease ArtQ — translation MNEIQPLASAAGMTIGLAVCALVLGLILAMLFAIWESSRWKLVSWLGTAWVTLLRGLPEILVVLFIYFGSSQLLLTLSDGFTLNFGLFQLPIQVTIDNFDVSPFLCGVIALALLYSAYASQTLRGALKAVPQGQWESGQALGLSKAAIFLRLIMPQMWRHALPGLGNQWLVLLKDTALVSLISVNDLMLQTKSIATRTQEPFTWYVIAAVIYLLVTLLSQYILKRIELRTTRFERGPS, via the coding sequence ATGAATGAAATCCAACCTTTAGCAAGCGCCGCTGGAATGACCATCGGCCTTGCCGTTTGCGCCTTGGTTCTCGGGCTGATTCTGGCGATGTTGTTTGCCATCTGGGAATCGTCACGCTGGAAACTGGTCAGTTGGCTCGGCACCGCCTGGGTGACCCTGCTGCGCGGGCTGCCAGAAATCCTGGTGGTGCTGTTCATCTATTTTGGCTCATCGCAGCTGTTGCTGACGCTGTCTGACGGCTTTACTCTGAATTTTGGCCTGTTCCAACTCCCGATACAGGTGACTATCGACAACTTCGATGTCAGCCCATTCCTGTGCGGTGTGATCGCTCTGGCCCTGCTCTACTCAGCCTATGCCTCACAGACGCTGCGCGGTGCGCTAAAAGCGGTGCCGCAGGGCCAATGGGAATCCGGTCAGGCGCTGGGGTTGAGCAAAGCTGCAATCTTCCTCCGCCTGATCATGCCGCAGATGTGGCGCCACGCTTTACCAGGGCTGGGTAACCAATGGCTGGTGTTATTGAAAGATACCGCACTGGTATCGCTGATCAGCGTTAACGATCTGATGCTGCAAACCAAGAGTATTGCTACCCGTACTCAGGAACCCTTTACCTGGTATGTAATCGCTGCGGTAATTTATTTGCTCGTTACCCTACTCAGCCAGTACATCCTCAAACGGATCGAACTCCGTACCACGCGTTTTGAACGGGGGCCATCCTGA
- the artJ gene encoding arginine ABC transporter substrate-binding protein, which translates to MKKRLLAATLLAGITFNAAAADTIRFASSATYPPFESLDADNQIVGFDIDLAKALCKQMQANCTFTNQAFDSLIAALKFKKYDAVISGMDITPERSKQVSFTQPYYANSAIVVAQKGKFNSLVDLKGKKVGMENGTTHQKYMQDKHPDINTVSYDSYQNAILELKNGRVDGVFGDTAVVNEWLKNDPNLAPVGEHITDAQYFGAGLGIAVRPDNQALLAKLNAALDAIKADGTYKTINDKWFPQ; encoded by the coding sequence ATGAAAAAACGCTTACTTGCTGCCACCCTGCTAGCGGGGATCACCTTTAACGCAGCGGCTGCCGATACCATTCGTTTCGCTTCTTCAGCAACCTATCCTCCTTTCGAATCCCTTGACGCCGATAACCAGATTGTCGGTTTTGATATCGATCTGGCCAAAGCATTATGCAAACAGATGCAAGCCAATTGCACTTTCACCAACCAGGCATTTGACAGCCTGATCGCCGCGCTAAAATTCAAAAAATACGATGCCGTTATTTCAGGAATGGATATCACACCAGAACGCAGCAAGCAGGTTTCTTTCACTCAACCCTACTATGCCAACTCGGCAATTGTGGTGGCCCAGAAAGGGAAATTCAACTCGCTGGTAGATCTGAAAGGGAAGAAAGTCGGAATGGAGAATGGCACCACGCACCAGAAATACATGCAGGATAAGCATCCTGACATCAATACTGTTTCTTATGACAGCTACCAGAACGCTATTCTGGAACTGAAAAACGGCCGTGTTGACGGTGTCTTTGGCGATACCGCCGTCGTCAATGAATGGCTGAAAAATGACCCGAACCTGGCCCCAGTGGGTGAGCATATCACCGATGCACAATACTTCGGCGCTGGCTTAGGGATTGCTGTACGCCCGGATAATCAGGCACTGTTGGCCAAACTGAATGCCGCGCTGGATGCCATCAAGGCTGACGGCACCTATAAAACGATCAACGACAAGTGGTTCCCGCAGTAA
- the potI gene encoding putrescine ABC transporter permease PotI, protein MNNLPVVRSPWRIAILVIGFTFLYAPMLMLVIYSFNSSKLVTVWAGWSTRWYVELFNDSAMISAVGLSLTIAAASATAAVILGTIAAVVMVRFGRFRGSTGFAFMLTAPLVMPDVITGLSLLLLFVAMGHAFGWPSERGMLTIWLAHVTFCMAYVSVVISSRLRELDRSIEEAAMDLGATPLKVFFVITLPMIAPALISGWMLAFTLSLDDLVIASFVAGPGATTLPMLVFSSVRMGVNPEINALATLILLVVGVLGFIAWWFMARAEKQRARELQRAARG, encoded by the coding sequence ATGAATAACTTGCCGGTTGTACGCTCGCCATGGCGCATCGCTATTCTGGTGATAGGTTTCACTTTCCTTTATGCGCCGATGTTGATGCTGGTGATCTACTCGTTCAACAGTTCCAAACTGGTTACGGTGTGGGCGGGTTGGTCTACGCGCTGGTATGTCGAACTGTTTAACGATTCAGCGATGATTAGCGCTGTCGGTCTGAGTCTGACCATTGCGGCAGCTTCGGCGACTGCGGCGGTGATCCTCGGCACCATTGCCGCCGTGGTGATGGTGCGTTTCGGGCGTTTTCGAGGATCCACCGGTTTTGCCTTTATGCTGACGGCTCCGCTGGTAATGCCAGATGTGATTACCGGTCTGTCATTGTTGTTGCTGTTTGTCGCGATGGGGCATGCATTCGGCTGGCCATCGGAACGGGGAATGCTGACCATTTGGCTGGCGCACGTCACATTCTGTATGGCCTATGTTTCGGTGGTGATCAGTTCACGTTTGCGTGAGCTTGATCGTTCTATCGAAGAAGCCGCTATGGATTTAGGGGCTACCCCGTTGAAGGTGTTCTTTGTCATCACGTTGCCGATGATTGCTCCGGCGCTGATCTCGGGCTGGATGCTGGCATTTACTTTGTCGCTGGATGATCTGGTGATTGCCAGCTTTGTCGCCGGGCCAGGGGCAACTACGCTACCAATGCTGGTGTTCTCCAGCGTGCGTATGGGGGTGAACCCTGAAATTAACGCCTTGGCGACGCTGATCCTGTTGGTGGTTGGGGTACTCGGTTTTATTGCCTGGTGGTTTATGGCGCGTGCGGAAAAACAGCGTGCGCGGGAATTGCAAAGGGCTGCCCGTGGCTGA
- a CDS encoding N-acetylmuramoyl-L-alanine amidase encodes MRISSGFVAIIFVLLMSCQNSRPGTIVDHGNYQLETLHQAQGVDKRIRFLVIHYTAENFHSSLKTLTDEHVSAHYLLPAYPSSRNGKPLAFQLVPEEMRAWHAGASYWRGRSHLNDTSIGIELVNQGLSRSMLSTEWQPYTREQIDLLIRLSGDIVQRYALRPTDVVGHSDIAPQRKQDPGPLFPWQQLAQAGIGAWPDLLTVEHYLAGRDKQMPVPMAQLLEKLARYGYGVDPQWDLQQQRKLVAAFQMHFRPRDYRGEPDAESEAIIDALLSKYGAAR; translated from the coding sequence ATCAGGATCAGCTCAGGATTTGTTGCCATAATATTCGTATTGCTGATGAGCTGTCAGAACTCACGGCCTGGCACAATTGTGGATCACGGCAATTATCAACTGGAAACGCTGCATCAGGCGCAGGGAGTGGATAAACGTATCCGTTTTCTGGTGATTCATTACACCGCCGAAAATTTTCATTCTTCGCTGAAAACCCTGACGGATGAACATGTCAGTGCCCATTATCTGCTGCCTGCATACCCGTCATCACGCAACGGCAAACCGTTGGCTTTTCAACTGGTTCCAGAAGAGATGCGCGCCTGGCACGCAGGAGCCAGTTATTGGCGTGGGCGCAGCCATCTGAATGACACTTCAATCGGTATCGAACTTGTGAACCAAGGCTTAAGCCGTTCTATGTTGAGCACCGAGTGGCAGCCTTATACCCGTGAGCAAATCGATCTGTTGATTCGCCTCAGTGGCGATATTGTGCAGCGTTACGCCCTGCGGCCCACGGATGTGGTTGGCCACAGTGATATTGCGCCGCAGCGTAAACAGGACCCTGGGCCGCTATTCCCCTGGCAGCAATTGGCGCAGGCGGGCATCGGTGCCTGGCCAGATTTGCTGACGGTAGAACATTATCTGGCAGGGCGCGATAAACAGATGCCAGTGCCGATGGCGCAATTGCTGGAGAAACTGGCACGCTATGGTTACGGGGTTGATCCGCAATGGGATTTGCAACAGCAACGGAAGCTGGTGGCCGCATTTCAGATGCATTTCCGGCCCAGGGATTACCGCGGTGAGCCGGATGCAGAAAGTGAGGCAATCATTGATGCGTTGCTGAGTAAATATGGTGCGGCGCGCTGA